The nucleotide sequence gccgcgccatggataagggcgcggcagtgccgcgccaagaacggtggcgcggcagagccctgcaccgtcagcggtcagcgctcCTGGTCGCcgtcacgtcagccctctgccgcgccagcatgcatggcgcggcacagacatttagccgcgccagggcaataggcgcggccaaaagtgttagttttaaaaaaaaatcgtcagatttaaaattatattaaaaaaaaggttaaaattaaaaaaaaaaaatctcgagGCGTCAGCTTCCTCCAGAATGAACGCGACCAGCTGAGACGGCGTGTTCGTGATACTCTCAAAAGTACGTCGATTCCGCTCCTTCCAGACCATCCAGATCCAGGAAACAAGCAGCACCAACAAGTCGAAGTTGCGCCTGAAGTGCTTTGGGATGGACGATACAATTCTCAAGACTCATTTGGGGCAACATCGTACCTGGTAATTCACCCACAAGGAAACATACTGATTGACCGGTACTACATGGGTCTCCAGCCAATAGCTAGGAATCCAAATTATATACTAGATTTTCAATCGTAAGACTGATGCTACTATATCCATCAGTGAAAGTAATTCCATAATGTATAGCCCTTTCAATTTGCGATTGGTGATTATGCAATTCGGAAACAGAATTATGTGATTCAGATGCTTTAATAtatatcttttattttcttttagcCCAAGGTATACTCAAAAACTGGCGAACAATATTGAAAAGCTTGGTGGAGCGCGCTACATGTTTTTGACCCAGATGTATGTTTGGACTTCACGATTGTGTTACTTCTTCATGTACTTGTCACCTTCTGTTAGAAATTAAAGAGATCTCACTAATGACCACCATACAGTGATGATGTGGCGGATCACAGGAAGTGGGCTGAGCGGCTAAAATGTGAAAGAATAATTCATTCAGAAGATGTAAGAATTGCATCTCTCGCTTATATCCTTCTATTTGACATGATAGAATGGCAAATTCCTGATAAATCTTAATTGCAAACCCCATGAACATTATTTATATCCTTTTTGAAACACTACAATCAGATATTGGTTAACAAGGCCTCATCCTGAAGAGTTACAAAAGCACACGCTGCCTACATAATATGCTTCTACCTTAACATTGCAGTTTGGGTACTACATGATAAGCTTGCTGTTTTGGCACTACTAAAGCATTTGGTATTCATATTCATATATCTTAACATTGCAGTTTGGGTACTACTAAAGCATTTGATATATCTTATTGAAGAACTGATTAGTGATGTAGATTATCcataatgcttcaaatggaggaAATTTCCAAAAGAAATAAACTTACAACATTGGAATAGTTAGCAAGCATTCATCTCATTGATATTGTAGGTTCCATTTATTCCTGCCACCCAGTGAACTCTGCTCTTTCGGACATGTCCTGATAGTCTTTGCGCCATAAGCATTCTGATGCAGGTGGCGGAGGCTGCTGCAGATGTTGAGTGGAAACTTGATGGAAATGGGTCATGGAACATCGGAACAGATTTTGAACTTATCCATACGCCAGGCCACCCCAGTAAGAAATTCAGCTTAATAGACTAATCCAGACACACAGTAACAATCAATTTTTAGCAACACGGATTTAGCACCTTGCACATTATCTTCAATGTGTCTAGTTTGATAATCAAGTCAAACATTTTTCTAGGGCTCGGTCTGCTTGTATTACAAATCGCTAAAGGTGCTGTTCACTGGAGACCATGTTGCAAAGTCAGAAGAATCAGATgatctggttctctttctgatgtACAACAGACAACCAGGTAGAAGCGTTGATCCCTCGTGCTAGTCTTCATATCTAACCAATGATACTGATGAATTATACAATTCGCTTGGAAATCTGATTATCATGCCTGTCTGTTGTACAACAAACTTGCAGTGAGCCTTCATCTGGAAAGCATCAGGAAACTATTGGAGGTAGAATTCGAGTGGCTTTTACCTGGTACAGACTCCTTCAAATATATCCCTGAGATGGAATATAAGTAGAaaaaaatcaatttgatttctaacCCATTTCTACTTCATACGTATTAGTTTTATCCATGTTATGCCGTTTatccatttgtttttttatattaaCTTGTGTGCTGGAATTGAGTTGTTCACAGGACATGGCTACCGAATCAAGTACAAAGATGTACAGGCCAAGAATGCAGCAATGGAGACCC is from Miscanthus floridulus cultivar M001 chromosome 7, ASM1932011v1, whole genome shotgun sequence and encodes:
- the LOC136466353 gene encoding uncharacterized protein, which translates into the protein MAIHDCGSFLGAAAYSLATPTVLPRPRRGRRVLTFRATASSGAGAVLDRRRRPQNVAGDFVVDQRCIDCQTCRWMAPEVFKRVDGKAAVATQPSTEEERTKTLQALLSCPTSSIHTEKPPKDILQVQNMFPLPIDDKLLPGVYLCGYNSQDSFGATSYLVIHPQGNILIDRPRYTQKLANNIEKLGGARYMFLTQIDDVADHRKWAERLKCERIIHSEDVAEAAADVEWKLDGNGSWNIGTDFELIHTPGHPKGSVCLYYKSLKVLFTGDHVAKSEESDDLVLFLMYNRQPVSLHLESIRKLLEVEFEWLLPGHGYRIKYKDVQAKNAAMETLIANYTS